Within the Mus caroli chromosome 10, CAROLI_EIJ_v1.1, whole genome shotgun sequence genome, the region gggGTAAAACACTCATccatgttaaaaacaaagcaaacaaaactaaaatgatttaaaaagtataGTACATGTACAAAGGAAGGCTGGCTACATTTGTGTTCCACTGGCTGCTATACCGCCACCCCCTGTTGCTCACCCCACCCGACCCACAATGTGCTCACCAATGAAGAACTGTAAGCTATCAACACTCTCTTGGATACTCTCTTAGTTGCTTGTGTCTTTCTTGTAACAGAATTGCTAGCTTTTGGCTGTAGTTGAGGGTGCAGTCCATCAGGGCATGGGAATCTTAGCACCAGGGCCTTGAGGCACctgtcacactgcatccacaggcAGCGAGCAGAAAGCAATGACCGCCCATGCTTGtgttgctttctcctttttacccAGCCAAGAGTCCCAGCTCATAAACTGGTCCCGTCCGTATATAGCGGAGTCTTCCCATTTAACTAGTCTTCTGATCTAGGCAGTGTCTCGAGGCTGCCCACAGGAGATTTGCCTCCATGGTGAGTCTAAGTCTCATCCATCTGTCAATCAGGATTAACTATCAGATACTCCTTGCCTACTTCAGGCTTTCCCCATGAATGtgtctagcctcaaactcttcaTTCCAGACTTACAACACAATTTCCTCTGCTCTTGGATCTGCGTTTGCTAGAAAGCTAGTGGCCTGTTCTTAGAGCATGTTAGAACATAGAGGCTGGCTTCTGCATGGCGACTTTGATATGTCTTGCTGGGGTCATGTAGCTCAACCTTCGGTTCTGGTCTGCAAAGTGGCATCTGAATATCTCTGCCATCTAAGTCTATacagaaaaagttaaaataaatagtgTGTATTTTCTTCAACATATTTCTACAAACCATCTTCTCAAATTCTATGTCTTTAAAGAATTATTATAATTTCACAGCTTTTACAGTGGTGTTCATCAGAATTCCATATGGAGCTTCTGACAAATTCTGATACTCATGTTCTGTACCTAGGCTATAATTCAAATGGTCACGGGCAGTTCTCTAGCAAAGTTGAATAAGCTGTTGTTATctaaagatgtgagctctcaaatATGGCTTCAGTGCCTGTCTATCTActcccatgttccctgccatggtagtcatggactcaccctctcaAACTGGAAGCAATAAAAAGGTAACTAAGAGGATTCCAGAAGTGGGATATTCCTGTGACAGGCCCACAATGCTCCTTTTTGGAAGACCATGGGACTTACGATTTAAAAAGTGGTTGAGTGCTGTATCCTGGGCTTACTGAGCCATTAGGAGCTTGAAAGAAAGTAATGCTGAGAGCAATCTGGACAAAGCATCAGCTATATGGTTCTGGCTTTAGTGTCATGGAGGATACAGCAGAAAGGGGTTGCATCTTCTGTGGTAAAGAAAGTCACTAAGAGTGTGGCAGGAGAGTTCTTGGATGGAGGCCTGAAGAAACAATTACAAGAAGCTGTAAAAGTGAACCTTGGACTGCATTGGGGACCCAAAAATGGTGGAAGTGCCAGAACCATGGGATGCTATGTGGGAAAGTTGCACATAGGGAGTAgaaccaggcagagagagaagtgtgCTACAGTCAGCAAAGCTGGAAGGGTAGAGTCATGTAGCGCCACTCTCACTCAAACCACAACAATGTCCTAGTCAAACTTAATTAAAATACTACTTAATAGATAACAGAATAGCCATTATTAAtagcataaaaataatgaaacaaatttgAAATAGCAGTTTTGAAGCGATATATTGTGGAGAGATTTATCATTCAAACCCCACCAAGCAAATGCTATATTAGAAGCTGCCAAcacatttttcattttgctttgcagCCAGAGTCCAAAGGACACAAActgaattttactattttaataaaataaaagtactaAAGCTTTTCAAGCTCATAGAAATCTAAGTACATtgattactctttttaaaaagatgttaattctttagaaatgaaaactaacaatgagaataaatatttgtatttatgaaaataatattgctatcattttatttattattattacaatcaCAGCAAAACTTAGaagtatttacaaatataaatcttataaaatagatattgtatattatagaattttggaaatatttacaaaattttcAGTCTTCATTAAATCAGTTTTATGACCAATGAAATGATCATAAAAGTGATATTATATCTCATTTCATTAATACTATTAATGTTAAATTTGCAACAAAATTAGATGCTATCTCAAATGTTAATTCAAGAGACAAAATGACTGGGCATGGCAGCCCAAGCCTCAAGTCTAGCGGTTCTCTTACTGTGGGGTGTAACCCCgagcctttcacaggggtcacatatctgatatcctgcatatcagatatttacattgtgattcagatcagtagcaaaattacagccatGAAGGAGCAATGAAAACCACTGTATggctgggggtcagcacaacacgaGGGACAGTCTGAAAGGGCCCAGTGTTAGGAAGGATGAGAGCTGctgctctaatcccagcactcaggagggagaggctgaTGGACCCTTGAGTTCCCACCAGACTGGTCtttccagtgagctccaggacatcaAGACTATACACGGAGATCCATTCAAGaaccacacaaaacaaagcaatcgTGTCACAGTACTGACtacaagagaaatagaaaatagtcCTGATAACTGGTATCAGTGAAAATCATGACTCGTAGAGTACTTACTATCTTTATGCTGGTTTTCAAACTCCTCAGATAGGAGATGGTAGCAACAACCCACACTGCAAACTCCCTTGACTTCAGCCTTGGATGTAAATATCCGCAGAGTACTGGGCGCAAGGTCACCACAGGTATGCAGCCCCACCATTAAACAGTCCTTTGGAGGCAATAAGAAAAATAGCAATTGACAAGAGTTAAAAACTACACAGGTAAAGATTTTAAGTGTCTTTTTAAATATGTGGATCTTTTAAATGATTAATTCTACCTAAAAAGTATTACATATCATTTTATACTCAAAATGAGTAATTCCTTTTAGGCAAAATGGTCAGACTTTCCTATTGcttctgtggggttttgtttgtttttgcttttttttttttttaatttcttcattggtattttctctcatttcttttacaACTAATATTTGCTCAACAAATAGATACTGCAAATTAAAGGTTAAAATTAGGTCAAAAATGTAGCTACTCTGATAACCCGAGATTTGAAATGTTTGTATGATACTAGCCACATTTCTTTTATTGGCTGAACTTCTTTAGGCTGCTCAACTTTTATAAGAAACAGAAATGGTACTAAGTTGTCATTTCTAGGCAAATGCcaatacatttacttattttattcattgatcaaatctaacaaaataaaaatcaagatatgtagtttttttctcaaatttctaGCATGACTTTTATGTAAAAACTGTCTTATGAAATTGTTTCCAATTACTCAAATTCTAATTTaaatgtacttacatgtaatagagtacaaatatatacatgcatagaaTTTTGTCAATCTGGCAATCATCTCAGAGTAATTTATTCTTGTGTTGCTTGACATGAATCACAGAAGTAAATTAACAAAAGCAAGTGGGACTTCTCTGTAGAAAATCTGTGCCATGTGCTTTTGGTATTTGGAAGTTCTATGACCTTTTGGGATTTTCAGGGGATACCCTTAACATACATAGTCCAGAGATCACACTAGGATTAGATTTATGACTTGAATATAGTCACAGCAActtctcagggtttttttttttttccccacaacataaaaacaaaaccaaaagaaaacacaaaccatCATACCCTCCAAATGCTCAGTCAGAATTATTTGTCGtaacagtttaatttttaaataccaaTTAAACTTAAATTCGAAGGTATAGATAAAGCCAGGCTTAGCAGTAAGaagtcccagcagtcaggaggctcAGGCAAGAGGACTgccgtgagtttgaggctggtctgGGCTAGATAATGAATTATAGGCTAGTCAGGCTTATATAGCAAGACTGTGtcttaaaactaaacaaatgacaacaataaataaataaatatagatgaCATAGTCTTTAAGACATATCAAAGAATTAGTTAAGCCTCAATGAGTCTAATTATACAAAAAATATATCAGTATCACTAAGAACATAAGCTTGAGAAACAGCTCAATTTAGAGTCTGCTTCATTAGAAATATGATTTTGCAACTTTCGTTAACTTCCCAGTTTGTTATAGATTCCCTATGATAATGtctccaggctgtccttgaattcagggTCCCCTTGCTTCAATCTTTATGCTATCCCTAGCATATGCCACCACGATCAGGTTGCAGAATTCTAGTAATGTAATTCCAAGaatgttttgaaaaatttaagtgacaaaatgcacaaaaattttgtattttacttgtaaaaattgtttaaaaataacctAATTACTGCTTTTAAATGCATGCAGATTAAGGTTCCATTTAATCTGTACCCGTTATAGGTACATGGCTGGGGACGGGGTGCACTGGTGAAGCCTCGGAGCGGTTAACAGCATTTCCTACTCCTGCAGAGAAGCCAAGTTTGCTCCTCAGCATGCAGACTGGGCGCCTTAACTGCCTACAATGTAGATCCCGGGCATccactctctcttctggcctatgtAGCTGTGCACTCCCATGAACAAACTGTACAGAGAcacttgcatatacacataatttaaaaataagaataacatCTCTAAAGTTGAAAATCAGTGACAGGGTAACCCTGTAAAAATCATAAAACCAAGATTTAAATATCTAAAGAATTCCAATATCTTTGTTTAgacatttcttttagaaagatatttaaaaattaacaaagaataaTATTAACTTCTAAAGGAGCCAGGCTGCATAATCTCCGGAGCTTCTGTATAATACTGTTATAACATCTAGTGGTAGTGCGTTTGAGATACACTGCTTTCCAATTATAAACTCGACTACttagaaattattaaaatctTAAAGAATACACACAGGCTATTACTCAGAAAGTATTAAAACCTTAAAGAATAGGCTATTCCTGCTCTAGGAAACTGCGTGCTGGTTAATAACTCTGCGCTCATCTCCTCTCTAGCTGTTCTCACCATCCTGATCTGATCAAGTGCGAGCGCAGGAAAACATCATGCTGTACCCCATGAACAGCTATAATCATGGTGTCAATTCAAAACAAGTAAATTATGAAAATAGACAGTTTTTGAATTAGAATTTAAACAACCTCTAACTGTGGATAATTTGGCTTCCTGACTAGCAGTTGTGCTAGCTCTTCTACCCACAAGTGAAATGAGTAGAGGGGTTTGTATTCTACAGTGTACCCTTATTCAATGTTGACAGCTGTGGGTACAGTGAAAGCCAGTTAGGATTCTACTCTTGCTCTTTAGGATTACTCTGTCAGATAAGATTACATTAATACAATAACAAGCTACTGAAACTGCATCTCTGTCAACAGCACTTTTGCAAACTAAAGAATCTGAAAGTTGAATCACCTCCAGATCTTCAATAATGTCATGCAATTGTGAATCAGCAGTGATGAAAGACGTTAGTGGTGAATACATGCTTGAGTCCCTTGCTTTGGATGTcgtatttcttctctcttttctcagtCCAGACTTTTCTGTGGTCTGCACCTGTGATGAAGTAGGTTCGATGGCATCAACAGGTAAAAAGTCTATGAGAGAAAAGGCATCTTCAAAATACAAATTTTCTTCCTCAGCTGGCTGAGCAAGCAGatttttttgctgttttctgaTGATTGAAATTGCAGACCCTGAAAAATCAGGCAAAACATCGGTGGCAGACAGGTCTTGATTCCCAAGCCTGCTCCTCTGCATGCTCTCAGCATCCCCCTTACACTCCACTCCCTTTGGCACTTTCAACTCTTTGGGCATTTCTAATGCCAAGCCGGTGGCGTCTGCTCTTGACTGAGGATGATACAGGTTCCAATGCTTCTTcaacttcctgtttctctccttcGCGCCATGAGTATTAGTGTTTGAGGAATCGATGCCATAAACGTTCAAACCATATTTTAAGGACAAAAAGGAGCTTAGATAGCCTTTACCAGAACCCACGTCAATtatctgaagaaaacaaaatggaagaaacaGTCCACGTGTTTTATTAAGATGAGTAACAAATGCAATATATCCTTTATATACTATACTTGCTAATGTTttgatttctattaaaaataaattactgatCATCTTTATTCAACATTTTCCTGTTCCAGATTGTACAGTGAATCAAAGGAACAACTaaggaacaaaaataacattGAAAGCAAGGAAGAAACTATGTTTTTATCATATATTGGCACTATTATCTCCACAGAAAATTCCAAAGAATATCTTTAGAGGTCAACAAAATTAACTGCTGTACTAAACCATGTGCCAAGGTGTTGGGATAACCCATACACATTGTATCAATTGGGTATGAAGTCTGGTGCTCTCAGTTCTTAACCGCTGTGTCAGCAGTGCCCAGCTAGCAGGACAAGGAAAAGTTTGTCATTTCCTCACCTACCCAAAAGAAAGGCAGGCTACTGTGGGGGAGAAATCTCTCCCACTATGCtaatagctttttgttttttgttttgttttgttttgttttttgagaaagaagtgCGGTATTTGACCAACAAAGTGCTGTAGGCTGAAGCTTGGGCAGAAAagcaacagaggagagagaggcagccgGACAAAAGCAGAAGGTGAGCAGGGAAATAGTGTGGTGAGAGATAAAGTGGAGGAGAAATCTGCTTAAGTTAGATGGGCTGGCTGAGGGACCGTGCCAGTAAGCAGGACCCCCAAAAGTCCCACAATACAAGGCACCAAGTAAGTAGAGATTACCAATGATCCCATAAAACATATATAACACAACAGTAAGGAACGTTTGAatgcaaatgttttaaaacaagacAATATAACAATACCTAGCAGTTAAGTTTAACAAAGAACAGAAGGTACATACATTGAAAACTGTGACTGCCACATAAAATCCTGAAAGGTTAAACAGAGAGATAGCTGAGATAGCTCATGTCATGAATCAACAATCTCAATACCAAGATGGCAATTATTCTCTTTCAACTCAGAGATCAACACAATCTTAACTGAGTCTAAAGACACTGAAAATCATATACTACAATTTACATGCAAATGCAAATCACctgtaaataacaaaaacattttctcagAAAGAATAAAGTTAAAAGATATTATTAGTTCAACAATTAACTTAATAGGCTCGGAAGAAGGCTCAGTGAATAAAGAGATTGTCTAGCAAGCGTGATGACCTAAATTTAGATTCCCAGAAGACACATAAAGTGGGGCAGGTATGAAACCACTTATGAGCAAAGCACCAAGAAGCAGGACAGGATCCCTCCAGCAACCTGACATGCCAATTTGAATTGGCAGGGTCTGAGTTCAACAAGAAATGATGCTTCAATAAATAAAGTTGAGAGTGACCAAGGGAAGTCTACCAGATGTCACCTTTGGTCTGTCACAagcacacccatacatacatcaTGCATACATGTTAAAGACGAATACAAATACTGGAGGCACactacacatgaatacacatgcaaaatattaacataaaacaATGACCCAAACAGATTAATAGTGCTCTAAGAACAGATATAAATCATCAAGGAAAGATTCTGGAATTTTATAATATTAGGCAGACCGCCCAAGGATGAAACAgtcttttcaataaataataCTGTGGTAAAGAAGTAGCTAAATGGGAGGAAATAAACTCTGCCTCTCACACaggaaacaaatattaaaagcatatTATGGGTCAAATTGTAAGACTACATAGAATATAACTTGCaagagaacatgaaaaaaaaaaaaacctttgtgaTCTAGAAATAGGCAAAGATTTTGTATACAGGACACAAGAGCAAGAACAACAAGATAGTTCAGATAGATTTcgttaaaaataaagcttttgctattcaaaatgtacagtttaaatttagaaaaaaatatcttttacgtgtttgttttaatttgtatgcttctgtgtgtgtgtgtgtgtgtttccttctacctccttccacccaaggactgaactcaggatgtcACTCTTGGAGCTATGTGGGTTTCTCTGCTGCATCATCTTGCCAGCCTCTATACATTTAACACACATAGCTAAATGGAGTAGGGAGAGGGCTAACTAGCCTCCCCTGGGCTGAGGCGCTACTGACAGTTGatggtgggtagggaaggcagGTCAGTTTTCTACAGTCTTTTTAAGGGTAGGACCCAAGCAGGTAAGGCATGCTGCAGTGAGTAACCCCACAGCCCTGAGTAACACAGGCAGCACGGGCTGACTTGGGCTATACAGAAAGAGGGAACCAATGTTGGGAGGAGAACAGAGGGGGTTAAAAATTCATACTTCCAATACACAGTGGCACAGagcaaatgttttcattaaaaaggGAGGATGGGGATATGGTGACCAAGGACTGAACTAAAGTAATACTGAAACACGTTAGGGAAAACCACAGAACTCTGTAGCTCCATGTCCAGTATCTGCGCTTCAGTTTCAAAAGGCTTAGGTAGCTCCACCCCTCCACCTTTGCTGCCTAAAACACCCATCTCTCTTACAGACTGATTCCACTCCCTGTATACTGCCCTTCCTTGGCAGTCTTCCCACAGCTCTGACATTCTAACAGCTCAGGCTGTGCACAGTTAACTCAAGCTTCCCTGTCACAATGGCCTCTCTGGATCTCCTCACTGGGACTTTGACTCTGCCACATGCTGCCAGGTCTCAATGACCCTGTGAAATCACGGAGGAAGGAAACATGACCAGTTCAATCTTACATCTTTTAAGCCTCCAAAACCAATACCACGTGGCAACACTGTCAAGTTCCAGTGCCAGCTCATGACAGAGCCTGCCCCATCTGGACCCTGGTTTCAGTAAGTTCTGTAGGCTGAAGGTGGTGGCTTTCTTAGTTATCTACCTTCCGGGAATAGAAAACCTCTTTGACTCTTTCTTTTCACAATTTTGACCCTAAAGTGTATGGGGTGTTGCTCTCTAGGTACCTGTGACGGctattcttggctgtcaacttgccATTAGCTGGGATTATAAACCAAAAATGGAGGGGCAAATCTGTGAGGGCTTTTTGGTTCATCAGAAGTGAGAAGATCCACTTCTAATACAGGCCTTCGAGATGTGAAGGCACATTAGTTTATTCGGATCTTTTGAAGTGGAAGATCCACCTCTAAGCTGATCCATGCCTTCTGCTTGAAGCCtctataaggacatggaagaagaaagctttttctctttgcctgcttgctctctcaTCTCACCAGCAAGTCATATACACAGGAAGTATAGCCTGTCTCTCAAGAATTCCAGTATATACTAAAGACCAGCCTTTGTCTTATTCTAGCTTGATGTGGCTCGTGACAGATCTTTCAATGGCGATTTAAGAACTGTGTGTAATCTCTTTGGTAAGTGAAATAAACACGGAAAGGAAAGTTGAGAAGAAGAGGATGCCGTGGGGAACAACAGTCCACTAAAATGTAGAAGTAGGAAAGGAAACCTGAGTGATACCAAAGATGGGTAAGACTCGTAAGAAAATATTCTTACCTGCTTTAAGCCACAGTAATCAGCAATACTGCAGATTAGCTCTGACATTGCCTGAACCTCATGAGATTTTTTTGTATTCATAAACTCAATTGCCTTCACATTTTCATCTgaacaaacataaagaaaattagaacactgctataaaagaaaattttagttgTCACCTGAAATTTACAGCTTTTTAAATTACACATTAAAATGGCATGAATTCTATTGTGATATCTgtgtaaatacattattttaacagTTATGATTTAAATTGAACTAATAAAAATCCACAGATTACTAAAATCATTCCGTGATATAACAAATAGTTAACTCTAAGTGAAAAAAATTGAATTCCTCAAagccaatcaatcaaccaaccaaccaaacaaaaaaacttgtcaTCAAAGAACAGCTTTAACAGAGTAAAAAGATAAGCAAGCAACAAACTGGAAAAGACATTctaatgcacatatataaaaataaaaccctataCATCAATAAGAAAAATACTGCCCAACATAAGAGCAGACAAAGGAGCAGCCATTTCACTGTCTGCACTGTCCAACCCAGTGTCTACCAAGCACAAGATTATttacactcacacataaaacTACCAAAGCCAAAATGCAAAGTAAACTTCTAAGCTATACTAGTCATATTTGAAGTGCTTATTAGCCATATGTGGTTATTTTCTCCTATATAGTATAAGCAATCATATACActaatatatacatgaatatattgtATAGTATTGCAGAGCATTCAACAACACAGCACTTTAGAGCACACACTGTGTGCTCTAGAATATAAAGCACATATAACAAGGCAGTCAGCAGCATTAGACAGGTGGGAATTGGGTGGAGGCAAGTTCACCCCAGGAGGGCTGGGCTAGAAATCAATCTATTAAGGTGTGGCAGTGCTCACATGCAACATGCCTGCTTACAGGATGAAcctcttatttttttcaatagGAAAATGCAAACCTTACTAGTAAGATGCTTCCAGGAGCAAATGGTTTTAGTACAATTGCATTCCACTGACAGAAACCAGCCTAGAACACAAATAAACTGACGTACTCCATATATGGAGTATATTCCCTCCATGTGAAGCTAGCTGTCACTAGCTTGTCTCTACACTGTGATGCCAGCTTTCTTTCAGTGGTATAAGACATCGTCCATCTAGATCTTGGTGATCACACCTGCTATCCAACACATAGTACTTAAATTTTAGAAGGCAGGGGGACGTCGAGGCAGACGATCCTTACTGAGAAATTCACTCAGTTGTGGCCAGTTTAGAAACTTCTGGGATAAAGTACTTATGCATTGGATACAATGCCAATGGGAATGTTGCTGATGAGATCAGTTCCAGCCAGAACACCCTTACCCCGAGCTATGACTTCCCAAAGTCCTTTGTAATTTGTTCCAGTGAAACATGAccatgtgaaaataattttattaaatactcaaagataaaggaagaacaacaataatgatGCAAAGCTTGTGTCAGAAGGGGAAGATAAGCTCCCTTTACAATGAAGGGCTTCTGTGGATCTGCTTTGGCTAGCAAACACTATTCACTGGTAATAGGACAAAATTACGTATGCCTCTGGGTGAGGTGCACGAAAAAGCAAGTTAATTAGCATTCGAGCTAACACTGTAAAGCTGATTAATCATGGGGAGATAATCAAACACGCCTTCCTGCATGTGTCAAGTTACCAGCATCAGGATaagcaagaagaaaaagactGAGGTAAACTTCTCGACGGAAGGGATTTAAACGTTACATCTAAGTGTCCTGGATGAGTCCAGACTGATTCCTACAGGAATgaaaaagcaggctggagagatgactcagggtaGGAGGAGTTGCTAGTTTTGCAGAGGACACTGCctggcatggcagctcacaactgctcaAAACTAGTTCAGATGCCGTAATCTGGTCTCTGTGTGCaccaggcaaacactcatacacagacatgcatgtaagcaaaacactctcatacataaaagtaaaaactcTAAAAgacaaaatagttttaaaaaaagaagctgtaAGTAATTTCTGCAACACTAAGACAAACTTAAGTACAGCCTGATTATTAGATAGTATTACTAACGCATAGCTAAAGTCCTGAATAAACCAACATGCTACAGGGTAAGCAGGAATGTATTGGGTTCTTATGGACATGTGCTAAAATACTTGCAGGGAATACGGTATCTGTAGCTGATGGTCAAAGGACTCAGATTTTAGAGAAGTATGTGTGGGCGTCCTAACAGCGAACAGGCAGGGGTTTAGCATGGCAAATCTAGGTCAAAGTATCAGGATTCACGGCAGGATTCAAGCAATGTTTCTCTAAGTTTATAGCTTCCTAAAAAAGTTGATGAACTAATGAGGGCCAAATGAGACAGCAGACAAGAAAGACTTTAGGAAACAATAAAGGTCACATAGTTTTATCACTGATGTAATTAGAATTTAACCCATTGTCTGTACTACTAACGCTGGTTCCTCAGCACGGAACACAGCCGGCTTTTAAAACCACAGCTTCCTGATCACCACCTTTGAACTGGGGTATCTTCTGATTCTTACATAACTATAGACATGCGTTTTACTCTATCTGGCCACTTGCGTTATAATTTGGAAAATCCCCACTTTCTCATACATTTCCCCAGCAACCACCTTCCACGTTCTTTATATTCTTCCCTAAGAACCAGCCATAGAGAAACCATTATCCCACTGAAATAAAGATGAATGCAAGTATTTTAGCATCTGTGGTAGCACAATATTATATGTGTTTGAGATTCTGAAACTGTGGTAAAGACATTCAGAGGCTAATATAGGAAAGAGCATAGAGATCTGTAAGTGTTCTTAATATGGGATAAGGGAATCTGTTCTTTTCAGTATGAGCTAACTTATCAGGGCTGATAATATCCGACAATAAATAAACTAAGACTATAACGG harbors:
- the Mettl25 gene encoding methyltransferase-like protein 25 isoform X2; amino-acid sequence: MITGFAELPKIFCETSQKLLSVEAFARTAKHYSVQNLGLCTPSEQLLTALRVDTRQRVDENVKAIEFMNTKKSHEVQAMSELICSIADYCGLKQIIDVGSGKGYLSSFLSLKYGLNVYGIDSSNTNTHGAKERNRKLKKHWNLYHPQSRADATGLALEMPKELKVPKGVECKGDAESMQRSRLGNQDLSATDVLPDFSGSAISIIRKQQKNLLAQPAEEENLYFEDAFSLIDFLPVDAIEPTSSQVQTTEKSGLRKERRNTTSKARDSSMYSPLTSFITADSQLHDIIEDLEDCLMVGLHTCGDLAPSTLRIFTSKAEVKGVCSVGCCYHLLSEEFENQHKDRYAKENWGFPMCHYLKEERWCCGRNSRMSACLALERVAVGQGLPTESLFYRAVLQNIIKDYYGISKCEQHVGKMYSKCSSFLEYVRMSLKKLGLDESKVSEETIMDYYEKYKPRMNELEAFNMLKVVLAPCIETLILLDRLCYLKEQDGVAWSALVKLFDPVQSPRCYAVIALKNQGDRG
- the Mettl25 gene encoding methyltransferase-like protein 25 isoform X4 — encoded protein: MNTKKSHEVQAMSELICSIADYCGLKQIIDVGSGKGYLSSFLSLKYGLNVYGIDSSNTNTHGAKERNRKLKKHWNLYHPQSRADATGLALEMPKELKVPKGVECKGDAESMQRSRLGNQDLSATDVLPDFSGSAISIIRKQQKNLLAQPAEEENLYFEDAFSLIDFLPVDAIEPTSSQVQTTEKSGLRKERRNTTSKARDSSMYSPLTSFITADSQLHDIIEDLEDCLMVGLHTCGDLAPSTLRIFTSKAEVKGVCSVGCCYHLLSEEFENQHKDRYAKENWGFPMCHYLKEERWCCGRNSRMSACLALERVAVGQGLPTESLFYRAVLQNIIKDYYGISKCEQHVGKMYSKCSSFLEYVRMSLKKLGLDESKVSEETIMDYYEKYKPRMNELEAFNMLKVVLAPCIETLILLDRLCYLKEQDGVAWSALVKLFDPVQSPRCYAVIALKNQGDRG
- the Mettl25 gene encoding methyltransferase-like protein 25 isoform X3 codes for the protein MSVMAAACPLPRTPDLATLHDKLQGLLRFLRGALAISSAHTVDFYTKSVWQELVDLPPESVLAALRESAMQAEPREAEAGSGFAELPKIFCETSQKLLSVEAFARTAKHYSVQNLGLCTPSEQLLTALRVDTRQRVDENVKAIEFMNTKKSHEVQAMSELICSIADYCGLKQIIDVGSGKGYLSSFLSLKYGLNVYGIDSSNTNTHGAKERNRKLKKHWNLYHPQSRADATGLALEMPKELKVPKGVECKGDAESMQRSRLGNQDLSATDVLPDFSGSAISIIRKQQKNLLAQPAEEENLYFEDAFSLIDFLPVDAIEPTSSQVQTTEKSGLRKERRNTTSKARDSSMYSPLTSFITADSQLHDIIEDLEDCLMVGLHTCGDLAPSTLRIFTSKAEVKGVCSVGCCYHLLSEEFENQHKDRYAKENWGFPMCHYLKEERWCCGRNSRMSACLALERVAVGQGLPTESLFYRAVLQNIIKDYYGISK